A single genomic interval of Chthoniobacterales bacterium harbors:
- a CDS encoding DUF2264 domain-containing protein, producing MTALPFAANPLRTRADLQQLARDLAAPLVAHFSPGRAQVKLGAGLGHFGEQPGWLEGFARPLWGLVPLSAGGGEFEHWSLWQQGIASGVDPAHSEYWGLAGDYDQRSVEQAAFAFALLLAPEKFWEPLSTDTREQLASWLLRINEVKVVQSNWLYFRILVNLALRRCGQTFSQKQIDADLALADTFHLGDGWYSDGADSAHHRDGRTGDYYVPMAFQFYALIYAKLAGDTARAAVLTERARAFAQDFQHYFAADGSALPFGRSLAYRFAQGAFWGALAFADVEALPWGVMKGLYLRHLRWWMRKPIFSETGLLTIGYTYPNLLMAESYNSPGSPYWAMKALLPLALPESHPFWQAEEAPLPPRPSVHTVPGANLILTTNPTGDVTALSPGQPCLDWPRNAPHKYSKIAYSTRFGFSVPASVTTPAEGGLDSVLSLSDDGRFFRHREHCLDATVHDGVAYSRWQPWPDVEVRTWLIADATGHIRVHHLRTTRKLWALDAGFAVNWTTRAHLEIGPTEVRTPAGVSSLKNLLGERESGSVDLGANSHLLGSLSTMPVLRSLHQSGEHWLACRVGGEPDEGAIFSVRVESNRCALFRNHELIWNSADA from the coding sequence ATGACCGCCCTTCCCTTCGCCGCCAATCCTCTGCGCACCCGTGCTGATTTGCAGCAACTCGCCCGCGATCTCGCCGCGCCGCTCGTGGCGCATTTTTCACCCGGTCGCGCCCAGGTAAAACTTGGTGCGGGACTCGGTCATTTCGGCGAACAGCCCGGCTGGCTGGAAGGTTTCGCCCGCCCGCTTTGGGGTCTCGTGCCGCTGTCGGCGGGCGGTGGTGAGTTTGAGCACTGGTCGCTCTGGCAGCAGGGAATCGCCTCCGGCGTTGATCCCGCACACTCTGAATACTGGGGCCTGGCCGGCGACTACGACCAACGCAGCGTCGAACAGGCCGCTTTCGCTTTTGCGCTCCTGCTCGCGCCGGAAAAATTCTGGGAACCGCTCTCCACCGATACCCGCGAGCAGCTCGCGTCGTGGCTGCTCCGCATCAACGAGGTGAAAGTCGTCCAGAGCAACTGGCTCTACTTCCGCATCCTGGTGAACCTCGCCCTGCGCCGCTGCGGCCAGACGTTTTCCCAGAAACAAATCGACGCCGATCTCGCGCTAGCCGACACGTTTCACCTCGGCGACGGCTGGTATTCCGACGGCGCCGACAGCGCGCATCATCGCGACGGCCGCACTGGCGATTACTATGTGCCGATGGCGTTTCAATTCTACGCGCTCATCTACGCCAAACTCGCGGGCGATACCGCGCGCGCGGCCGTGTTAACCGAACGCGCCCGGGCGTTTGCGCAAGACTTCCAACATTACTTCGCCGCCGACGGCTCCGCGCTGCCCTTCGGTCGCAGCCTCGCCTATCGTTTCGCCCAGGGTGCCTTCTGGGGCGCGCTCGCCTTCGCCGATGTCGAGGCGTTGCCGTGGGGCGTGATGAAGGGACTCTACCTGCGCCACCTGCGTTGGTGGATGCGTAAGCCGATTTTTTCCGAAACCGGACTGCTAACCATCGGCTACACGTATCCGAATCTGCTCATGGCCGAAAGCTACAACTCCCCCGGCTCGCCCTACTGGGCGATGAAAGCCCTGCTCCCGCTCGCCCTGCCCGAAAGCCACCCTTTCTGGCAAGCCGAGGAAGCCCCGCTGCCGCCGCGCCCTTCGGTGCATACCGTGCCCGGCGCAAATCTGATCCTCACCACCAACCCAACCGGCGACGTCACCGCCCTCAGCCCCGGCCAGCCCTGCCTCGACTGGCCGCGCAACGCCCCGCACAAATATTCCAAAATCGCCTACTCGACGCGCTTCGGTTTCAGCGTCCCCGCCAGCGTGACGACGCCCGCCGAGGGCGGCCTCGACAGCGTGCTCTCGCTCAGCGACGACGGACGTTTCTTCCGCCACCGCGAACACTGTCTCGACGCCACCGTGCACGACGGCGTGGCCTATTCCCGCTGGCAACCGTGGCCCGACGTCGAGGTGCGCACCTGGCTCATCGCCGACGCCACCGGTCACATCCGCGTCCACCACCTGCGCACCACCCGCAAACTCTGGGCACTCGACGCCGGCTTCGCCGTCAACTGGACCACCCGCGCGCATCTCGAAATCGGCCCGACCGAAGTGCGCACCCCGGCCGGTGTGTCGTCGTTGAAAAACCTCCTCGGCGAACGCGAATCCGGCAGTGTGGATCTCGGCGCGAACAGCCATCTGCTCGGCTCGCTCTCGACCATGCCCGTGCTGCGTTCCTTACATCAATCCGGTGAACACTGGCTCGCTTGCCGCGTGGGCGGCGAGCCGGACGAAGGCGCCATCTTCTCCGTCCGCGTGGAATCGAACCGCTGCGCCCTCTTCCGCAATCACGAACTCATATGGAACTCCGCCGACGCATGA
- a CDS encoding alpha-L-rhamnosidase produces the protein MKKSYCLYFTLAGAWLATLASAFAQTVPLQVTPLAPVRAETRGPVTFADFGQDAYGNLQITIPALARAATLTVRLGEKLATNGTLDRKPPGSVNYREIQLVTRDGGGVYKLTLPSKKFHLGDASVKMPASIGEVTPFRYVEIENSPVPLTAENLRQLAVAAPFNDDASAFTCSDETLNAIWSLCKHTMKATSAFGVYIDGERERIPYEADAYLNQLSHYACDLDPSVARATFAHLLAHPTWPTEWSLHMPMIAEADYVATGDPVLAAKNFEAIKKKLLMNKAGPDGLLRASAIVDWPAVERDGYNDGVVDPKEKKQVGPEINTVANAFYYRALRATARLATALKKDDEARDLSAKADTVYAAFNATLFDATRGIYIDGQGSAHASLHANMFPLAFGLVPAERQSSVADFVQSRGMACSVYGAQYLLEALYETGRADYALSLMTARTKRGWWHMLEQGSTMTLEAWDAKAKPNLTWNHAWGAAPANIIARYVLGVRRSRPATTASSSHRNPAR, from the coding sequence ATGAAAAAATCCTACTGTCTTTACTTCACACTCGCGGGCGCGTGGCTGGCCACGCTCGCCAGCGCTTTCGCCCAGACCGTGCCGTTGCAAGTGACGCCGCTCGCGCCCGTGCGGGCGGAAACGCGCGGCCCCGTCACATTCGCCGACTTCGGCCAAGATGCCTACGGCAACCTCCAGATCACGATCCCCGCGTTGGCCCGCGCCGCCACCCTCACCGTGCGTCTCGGTGAAAAACTCGCCACCAACGGCACCCTCGACCGCAAGCCGCCAGGCAGCGTCAACTACCGGGAAATCCAACTCGTCACGCGCGACGGCGGCGGCGTTTATAAGCTGACCCTACCATCAAAGAAATTCCATCTCGGCGACGCCTCGGTGAAAATGCCCGCGTCCATCGGCGAAGTGACGCCCTTCCGTTACGTCGAAATCGAAAATTCCCCCGTCCCGCTCACCGCCGAAAACCTGCGTCAGCTCGCCGTCGCCGCGCCGTTCAACGACGACGCCTCCGCCTTCACCTGCTCCGACGAAACCCTCAATGCCATCTGGTCCCTATGTAAGCACACGATGAAGGCGACGAGCGCGTTCGGCGTTTACATCGATGGCGAACGCGAACGCATCCCCTACGAGGCCGACGCCTATCTCAACCAACTCTCGCACTATGCCTGCGATCTCGATCCAAGCGTGGCCCGCGCCACCTTCGCCCATCTGCTCGCCCATCCCACCTGGCCGACCGAGTGGAGCCTGCACATGCCCATGATAGCCGAAGCCGATTACGTTGCGACCGGCGACCCCGTGCTCGCCGCGAAAAACTTCGAGGCGATCAAAAAGAAACTCCTCATGAACAAGGCCGGCCCCGACGGCCTCCTGCGCGCCTCCGCCATTGTGGACTGGCCCGCCGTCGAGCGCGACGGCTACAACGACGGCGTCGTCGATCCGAAGGAGAAAAAGCAAGTCGGTCCCGAGATAAACACCGTCGCCAACGCCTTCTATTATCGCGCCCTCCGCGCCACCGCCCGCCTCGCCACCGCCCTCAAAAAAGACGACGAGGCCCGCGACCTGAGCGCCAAAGCCGACACCGTTTACGCGGCTTTCAACGCCACGTTATTCGACGCGACGCGCGGGATTTATATCGACGGACAAGGCTCCGCCCACGCCTCGCTTCACGCGAATATGTTCCCGCTCGCCTTCGGCCTCGTGCCCGCCGAACGCCAATCCTCCGTCGCCGACTTCGTCCAATCGCGCGGCATGGCGTGCAGTGTTTACGGTGCGCAGTATCTGCTCGAAGCGCTCTACGAAACCGGCCGCGCCGACTACGCGCTAAGCCTCATGACCGCGCGCACCAAACGCGGTTGGTGGCACATGCTGGAGCAAGGTTCTACCATGACACTCGAAGCGTGGGACGCGAAAGCGAAGCCCAACCTCACCTGGAATCACGCGTGGGGCGCGGCTCCGGCCAACATCATCGCGCGCTACGTCCTCGGCGTGCGCCGCTCTCGCCCGGCTACGACCGCATCCTCATCGCACCGCAACCCGGCACGTTGA
- a CDS encoding beta-L-arabinofuranosidase domain-containing protein → MISHSFKYLAFSMVTTCSAFASTILDAVPVKLQAEPFPLSRIRLLDGPFKERQDLDARYLLDVVEPDRLLSGFRAQAGLPEKAKRYGGWEARGINGHSLGHYLTAVSALYASTGDPRALERVRYVVSELADCQQANGDGYVLPVAKKIYEDLRAGKIQATAFSLNGEWVPNYTLHKVLAGLRDAYRFAGSTQALDIEHRLADYLAGVYAKLTPAQAQQTLQSEHGGMNEVFADLSADTGDPRYLKLAETTFNQDAVLSPLEHGRDELDGKHANTQIPKIIGLAREYQLTGDETDLAGANTFWRSVVGQRSFANGSHGEGEHFFPPAQFPQKLKPHTGETCGSYNMIKLGGLLFSVEPKADQMDFVERALLNHILANLGRQPGEFGYFLGLESVGVKVFSTPDDSWWCCVGTGIENPARYGEQVYFHRPDTLWVNLYMASTLDWRERGVTLRQETKFPEGDTVSFTIAAAQPARFTLKLRHPYWCAQPEVTVNGQPVAVTSSPSSYLTLDRTWKTGDRIQLRLPMTLRTEPLPNSGGKTVALLYGPLVLAGVVPTPSGAPDPAKQRFSDHLKGRGLTDQPPPVLVAADTADLLAHLRPDGNTFASFRSDGVVKSSDLAFVPLYLIYEEHYAVYFPLLTPADWTAREASIRAEDEQRARLAAATLDTVEPGFQQSEVEHKFASDRSETGDFRNRKWRDALPGGWFSYEMAVDPAKPIALVATYWSDDRGREFDIEIDGRRLVTAKPSYNKALSFYEATYAIPPELTRGKTTVTVRLVATHGRIGTFGFRTMLAASLNPQDH, encoded by the coding sequence ATGATTTCCCACTCCTTCAAATATCTCGCCTTTTCCATGGTCACTACCTGCTCGGCCTTTGCCTCCACCATACTCGACGCCGTTCCGGTCAAACTTCAGGCCGAGCCGTTCCCCCTCTCGCGCATCCGCCTGCTCGACGGTCCGTTCAAGGAACGCCAGGATCTCGACGCACGCTACCTGCTGGACGTGGTCGAGCCCGACCGCCTCCTCTCGGGCTTTCGCGCCCAGGCCGGTCTCCCCGAAAAAGCGAAACGCTACGGCGGCTGGGAAGCGCGCGGCATCAACGGCCACAGCCTCGGCCACTACCTCACCGCCGTCTCCGCCCTCTACGCCTCCACCGGCGATCCGCGCGCGCTCGAACGCGTCCGCTACGTCGTCTCCGAACTCGCCGACTGCCAGCAGGCCAACGGCGACGGCTACGTCCTCCCCGTCGCAAAAAAAATCTACGAGGACCTGCGCGCCGGAAAAATCCAGGCCACCGCCTTCTCCCTCAACGGCGAATGGGTTCCCAATTACACCCTGCACAAAGTCCTCGCCGGCCTCCGTGACGCCTACCGCTTCGCCGGCTCGACCCAGGCCCTCGACATCGAACACCGCCTCGCCGACTACCTCGCCGGCGTTTACGCCAAACTCACCCCCGCCCAAGCCCAGCAAACCCTCCAGTCCGAGCACGGCGGCATGAACGAGGTCTTCGCCGACCTCTCCGCCGACACCGGCGATCCGCGTTACCTGAAGCTCGCCGAAACCACCTTCAACCAAGATGCCGTCCTCAGCCCCCTCGAACACGGCCGCGACGAACTGGACGGCAAGCACGCCAACACCCAGATTCCCAAGATCATCGGCCTGGCTCGCGAGTATCAGCTCACCGGCGACGAAACCGACCTCGCCGGCGCAAACACGTTCTGGCGCAGTGTCGTCGGGCAACGCTCCTTCGCCAACGGCTCCCATGGCGAAGGCGAGCACTTTTTCCCGCCCGCGCAGTTCCCCCAAAAGCTCAAGCCGCACACCGGCGAGACCTGCGGCTCTTACAACATGATCAAGCTGGGCGGCCTCCTGTTCTCCGTTGAGCCCAAGGCGGACCAGATGGATTTCGTGGAGCGCGCCCTCCTCAATCACATCCTCGCCAACCTCGGCCGCCAGCCCGGCGAATTCGGCTACTTTCTCGGCTTGGAATCCGTCGGCGTGAAGGTCTTCTCCACCCCGGACGATTCCTGGTGGTGCTGCGTCGGCACCGGCATAGAAAACCCCGCCCGCTACGGCGAACAGGTGTATTTCCACCGCCCCGACACGCTCTGGGTCAACCTCTACATGGCCAGCACCCTCGACTGGCGCGAGCGCGGCGTGACCCTCCGCCAGGAAACCAAATTCCCAGAAGGCGACACTGTCTCCTTCACCATCGCCGCCGCCCAGCCCGCCCGTTTCACCCTCAAGCTCCGCCACCCCTACTGGTGCGCGCAGCCCGAAGTCACCGTCAACGGCCAGCCCGTCGCCGTGACCTCCTCGCCTTCGTCCTACCTCACGCTTGATCGCACCTGGAAAACCGGCGACCGCATCCAGCTTCGTCTTCCCATGACGCTGCGCACCGAGCCGCTGCCTAATTCCGGCGGCAAAACCGTCGCCCTCCTTTATGGCCCGCTCGTGCTTGCCGGCGTCGTCCCTACTCCGTCCGGCGCACCCGATCCCGCGAAACAACGTTTCTCCGACCACCTCAAAGGCCGCGGCCTGACCGATCAGCCCCCGCCCGTGCTCGTCGCCGCCGACACCGCCGATCTCCTCGCGCATCTCCGGCCCGACGGCAACACCTTCGCCTCCTTCCGCAGCGACGGCGTGGTCAAGTCCTCCGATCTCGCCTTCGTCCCGCTCTACCTCATCTACGAGGAACACTACGCGGTTTATTTCCCCCTGCTCACCCCCGCCGACTGGACCGCCCGCGAGGCGTCCATTCGCGCCGAAGACGAACAACGCGCCCGGCTCGCCGCCGCCACGCTCGACACCGTCGAACCCGGTTTCCAGCAATCCGAAGTCGAACACAAATTCGCCTCCGACCGCAGCGAGACGGGTGATTTCCGCAACCGCAAGTGGCGCGACGCGCTCCCCGGCGGCTGGTTCTCCTACGAGATGGCCGTCGATCCGGCCAAACCCATCGCGCTGGTAGCCACGTATTGGAGCGACGACCGCGGCCGCGAATTCGACATTGAGATCGACGGACGCCGCCTCGTCACCGCCAAGCCGTCGTATAACAAAGCCCTCTCCTTCTACGAAGCCACCTACGCAATTCCCCCCGAGCTTACGCGGGGTAAGACCACGGTGACTGTCCGCTTGGTCGCCACCCACGGTCGAATCGGCACCTTCGGCTTCCGCACCATGCTTGCCGCCTCGCTCAATCCCCAAGACCACTAA
- a CDS encoding glycoside hydrolase family 95 protein, translated as MILHRLISNVCAAMFVSIASLSANTDVPNPSTALWYDKPASQWIEALPLGNGRFGAMVFGDPVKERIVLNDITVWSGGPQPKANNPDGWTHLADIRKVIREGRYDEAEKLCNQFLTCQANYDENKYQMLGDLNLDFQPPLGAVSDYRRWLNLETAEAGVQYKAGGVSYERELFCSAPDKVLVQRMSASRPGALSFSMKLGRPEKAQTKFVAPDMLVMTGNTGANLDYQVNVRVLLKGGKITGEGNTLKIEGATEALVLATANTSYVMDYAKGYKGADPAVAAKELQAAAAKSFAQLKAAHLADYQKYFSRVKLDLGKTPAANKPTDERLRAYGDGNGDPALVALFFQYGRYLLISCSRPDNPAPANLQGLWADGLSTPWNGDYTININFEMNYWPAEPTGLSEMHTPMLRHIESLAEPGAKTAKAYFGPNAPGWVTGPKSNVWGWASPGARLSWGVWFGSNGWLCQHFWEHYAFTGDSEYLRSAYPTMKGACEFWLAELVEGEDGKLITSPSSSPENFFFTDTHLRSSVCEGAEMEKAIVWDLFDNTAQACAALGIDADFKAKIQAARDRIRPPQIGKAGQLMEWGGDWDMNSNDMHHRHVSHLYGLHPGHQITALGTPELAAAAKKTLELRGDEGTGWSKAWKINFWVRLRDGDHAFKILAEQLRPTEELKVVMSKGGTYPNLFDAHPPFQIDGNFGATAGISEMLLQSQERYTDPAAPDQASYIIDLLPALPSAWQNGSVQGLRARGGFEVDLSWKDGKLTSATIRSLLGRSAKLRSGLTTREVKLKKGESLTWDGRL; from the coding sequence ATGATCCTCCACCGTCTCATTTCAAACGTTTGCGCCGCCATGTTCGTTTCCATAGCTTCACTCTCTGCGAATACCGACGTTCCCAATCCCTCCACCGCGCTGTGGTATGACAAGCCCGCCTCGCAATGGATCGAGGCGCTGCCGCTGGGCAACGGCCGCTTCGGTGCGATGGTCTTCGGCGACCCGGTGAAGGAACGCATCGTGCTCAACGACATCACTGTCTGGTCTGGCGGCCCGCAGCCGAAAGCGAACAACCCCGATGGCTGGACGCACCTCGCCGACATTCGCAAGGTGATCCGCGAGGGGCGCTACGACGAGGCGGAAAAGCTCTGCAACCAGTTCCTTACCTGCCAGGCAAACTACGACGAGAACAAATATCAGATGCTCGGCGATCTGAATCTCGACTTTCAGCCGCCCCTCGGGGCGGTGAGCGATTACCGGCGCTGGCTGAATCTCGAAACGGCCGAGGCCGGTGTGCAATATAAGGCAGGCGGGGTGAGCTACGAACGCGAGTTGTTTTGCAGTGCGCCCGACAAGGTGCTCGTCCAGCGAATGTCCGCGAGCCGGCCCGGAGCCTTGAGTTTCAGCATGAAGCTCGGGCGGCCCGAGAAGGCGCAGACGAAGTTCGTCGCGCCAGACATGCTCGTGATGACGGGCAACACAGGCGCGAACCTCGACTATCAGGTAAACGTTCGAGTGCTACTCAAGGGCGGCAAAATCACGGGCGAGGGGAATACGTTAAAAATCGAGGGCGCGACCGAAGCCCTTGTCCTCGCGACCGCGAACACGTCCTACGTGATGGACTATGCGAAAGGCTACAAAGGTGCCGATCCCGCCGTCGCGGCGAAAGAACTCCAAGCCGCCGCGGCGAAGAGCTTCGCGCAGCTCAAGGCCGCACACCTCGCCGATTACCAGAAATATTTTAGTCGCGTGAAACTCGACCTTGGCAAGACTCCCGCTGCGAACAAGCCCACGGACGAGCGCCTCCGTGCCTATGGCGACGGCAATGGCGACCCCGCGCTCGTAGCGTTGTTCTTCCAATACGGCCGGTATTTATTGATCTCGTGCAGCCGTCCCGACAATCCCGCGCCCGCGAATTTGCAGGGTCTGTGGGCCGACGGCCTCAGCACGCCGTGGAACGGCGACTACACGATTAACATCAACTTCGAGATGAACTACTGGCCCGCCGAGCCGACGGGTTTGAGCGAGATGCACACGCCGATGCTCCGCCACATCGAGAGCCTCGCCGAGCCCGGTGCCAAGACGGCCAAAGCGTATTTCGGGCCAAACGCGCCCGGCTGGGTGACTGGACCAAAGAGCAACGTCTGGGGCTGGGCGAGCCCCGGTGCGCGCCTCTCGTGGGGCGTGTGGTTCGGCTCGAACGGCTGGCTCTGCCAGCATTTCTGGGAGCATTACGCGTTTACGGGCGATAGCGAGTATTTGCGCTCGGCTTACCCAACGATGAAGGGCGCGTGCGAGTTCTGGCTGGCCGAGCTGGTCGAAGGTGAGGACGGCAAATTGATTACCTCGCCTTCCAGTTCACCAGAGAACTTCTTCTTCACCGACACGCACCTGAGATCAAGCGTGTGCGAAGGCGCTGAGATGGAGAAAGCAATCGTGTGGGATCTTTTCGACAACACAGCCCAAGCCTGTGCCGCGCTTGGCATTGACGCTGATTTCAAAGCGAAAATTCAAGCTGCGCGCGACCGCATTCGCCCTCCGCAGATCGGCAAGGCCGGCCAACTCATGGAGTGGGGAGGGGATTGGGACATGAATTCCAATGACATGCACCATCGCCACGTCTCGCACCTCTATGGACTGCATCCCGGCCACCAAATTACCGCTCTCGGCACACCGGAACTGGCTGCAGCGGCAAAGAAGACTCTGGAGCTTCGCGGCGACGAAGGCACCGGCTGGAGCAAGGCATGGAAGATCAACTTCTGGGTGCGGCTGCGTGATGGTGATCATGCTTTTAAAATTCTCGCCGAGCAGCTTCGACCGACCGAGGAATTGAAGGTGGTGATGAGCAAAGGCGGCACCTATCCGAATCTTTTCGACGCGCATCCTCCTTTTCAAATTGATGGCAACTTCGGAGCGACCGCCGGCATCTCCGAGATGCTGTTGCAAAGCCAAGAGCGTTACACCGATCCCGCCGCGCCGGATCAGGCGAGCTACATCATTGACCTCCTGCCCGCACTGCCGAGCGCATGGCAAAATGGTTCCGTCCAAGGCCTGCGCGCGCGGGGCGGCTTTGAGGTTGATCTAAGTTGGAAGGACGGAAAGCTCACGTCGGCGACGATTCGTTCACTGCTCGGTCGCTCTGCCAAACTTCGATCCGGACTTACCACGCGCGAAGTAAAACTCAAAAAAGGTGAATCGCTAACGTGGGACGGACGTTTGTAA
- a CDS encoding family 43 glycosylhydrolase, with product MTLRLPFVFAAGLLASGASALAATTSPFGRPLIPDMVADASIVDIDGVFYCYATTDGWGQGLKTSGTPVVWKSKDFLNWSFEGSIFPNNFNVKYWAPSAPVKHDGRYYLFPTLDGKITATVADHLTGPFHTLDGKDIFPGSGWSPFPIDQKSAIDAEIFRDDDGQSYMFYSRRRMVKLKPDLSGPDGPVVTLNTGETQYSEGPAIFKRKGIYYYLYTLGGDEKYVYSYVMSPTSVEGPWSIPTEKIIAKTDASVGLYGPGHGSFFHPEGTDDWYFVHLEYGRGSANRQTFAQKMTFNADGTIQPITLTNQGVGALRKVSSRCPNLALAGTATASSVRTDLKVKPNQDPSLNRTETFAPDLALDDSNGSRWMAADGDASPWWQIDLGAPRDIVGTEAYFVKPAACHAYRLESSLDGQTWTPYGGHEELALRSPHVDQKPVRARYLKLTILQGSPGLWEFRVY from the coding sequence ATGACCTTGCGCCTTCCTTTTGTTTTTGCCGCCGGCCTGCTGGCCTCCGGCGCCTCGGCCCTCGCAGCCACCACATCTCCATTTGGGCGCCCGCTCATCCCCGACATGGTGGCCGACGCGAGCATCGTTGATATCGACGGCGTCTTTTATTGCTATGCCACGACCGATGGCTGGGGCCAGGGACTCAAAACTTCGGGCACTCCGGTCGTCTGGAAATCGAAGGACTTCCTGAACTGGAGCTTCGAAGGCTCCATTTTCCCCAACAACTTCAATGTCAAATACTGGGCGCCCAGCGCTCCGGTGAAGCACGACGGCCGCTACTACCTTTTCCCGACGCTGGACGGAAAAATCACCGCCACCGTTGCAGACCATCTGACCGGCCCCTTCCACACGCTGGACGGCAAGGACATCTTCCCCGGCTCGGGCTGGAGCCCGTTTCCCATCGATCAAAAATCCGCGATCGACGCGGAGATCTTCCGCGACGACGACGGACAATCCTACATGTTCTATTCTCGCCGCCGCATGGTGAAGCTCAAGCCCGACCTGTCCGGCCCCGACGGCCCTGTCGTCACCTTGAACACGGGCGAAACCCAATACTCCGAAGGCCCGGCAATTTTCAAACGCAAGGGCATCTATTACTACCTCTACACGCTCGGCGGAGATGAAAAATATGTTTACTCCTACGTGATGAGCCCCACGTCCGTGGAGGGTCCTTGGTCGATCCCGACGGAGAAAATCATCGCCAAGACCGACGCCTCGGTCGGCCTTTACGGCCCTGGCCACGGCAGCTTCTTTCACCCGGAAGGCACGGACGACTGGTATTTCGTCCACCTCGAATACGGGCGCGGCAGCGCCAACCGCCAGACCTTCGCCCAGAAAATGACGTTCAATGCGGACGGCACGATCCAGCCGATCACGTTGACCAACCAAGGCGTCGGCGCACTTCGCAAAGTCTCCTCGCGTTGTCCCAACCTCGCGCTTGCCGGCACCGCCACGGCGTCCTCGGTCCGTACGGATCTCAAGGTGAAGCCGAACCAAGACCCTTCACTCAACCGCACAGAGACCTTTGCTCCCGATCTCGCTCTTGATGACTCCAACGGCAGCCGCTGGATGGCCGCCGACGGCGATGCCTCGCCCTGGTGGCAGATCGATTTGGGCGCTCCGCGCGACATCGTGGGCACCGAAGCCTACTTCGTGAAACCGGCCGCCTGCCACGCCTATCGCCTGGAGTCCTCACTCGATGGCCAAACCTGGACGCCCTACGGCGGCCATGAGGAACTCGCACTCCGTTCGCCGCACGTTGATCAAAAGCCGGTTCGCGCCCGTTACTTGAAACTCACGATCCTCCAAGGCTCCCCGGGATTGTGGGAGTTCCGCGTCTATTGA
- a CDS encoding alpha-L-rhamnosidase C-terminal domain-containing protein, producing the protein MSGKVPTPHGPVGVAWEKSPSPRFTIDVPQGATAEFVLPGCPPETLSPGRHIIPFQKP; encoded by the coding sequence ATGTCCGGCAAAGTCCCCACTCCGCACGGCCCCGTCGGCGTTGCATGGGAAAAATCTCCCTCGCCCCGGTTTACGATCGATGTGCCCCAAGGCGCCACCGCCGAGTTCGTGCTCCCCGGTTGCCCCCCGGAAACCCTCTCGCCCGGCCGCCACATCATCCCTTTTCAAAAACCGTAA